One genomic region from Spirosoma sp. KCTC 42546 encodes:
- a CDS encoding DUF3037 domain-containing protein, producing the protein MKTYEYQVLRYLPDRVSGEFVNVGLVLFQAESRFVKAGFIRSVSRVSSFFPGLDGRNLQRRLRHLEAMLEDYADRLNIDRQVRLEKPTSLESITNRFLVKDDTALQFSEVKYGLDDDLELTFGELYDRMVENYTPEVSEDIRTDYDVWKKLYRPLFEKRNITNRLQTHKVTTAKDVIEFPYAWKNEIWHCYEPVTFDLKKADSVKNKVYRWVGRLDELRTADEPITLQLLAALPTDDPELMAFVLDKLDNKVFGSATVSVVKQQEAEQFTQQVQEEIIEHETK; encoded by the coding sequence ATGAAAACCTACGAATATCAGGTACTGCGTTACCTGCCCGACCGCGTGAGCGGGGAGTTTGTCAACGTGGGTTTAGTCTTATTTCAGGCAGAATCTCGTTTTGTAAAGGCTGGATTTATTCGCTCAGTCAGTCGTGTAAGCTCGTTTTTTCCTGGACTTGACGGTCGTAATTTGCAGCGTCGATTGCGGCATTTGGAAGCAATGCTGGAAGACTATGCTGATCGTCTCAACATTGACCGTCAAGTGCGCTTAGAAAAGCCAACAAGTTTGGAGTCGATTACGAATCGGTTTTTAGTCAAGGACGATACGGCACTTCAATTCTCTGAAGTGAAATACGGGTTAGATGATGATTTAGAATTGACTTTTGGAGAACTATATGACCGCATGGTCGAGAATTATACGCCAGAAGTTAGTGAGGATATACGTACCGATTATGACGTTTGGAAAAAGCTTTACCGACCACTTTTTGAAAAACGTAATATTACCAATCGGCTCCAGACTCATAAAGTGACGACAGCAAAAGATGTGATCGAATTTCCATATGCCTGGAAAAACGAAATCTGGCACTGCTATGAACCAGTAACGTTCGATTTGAAAAAAGCGGATTCAGTAAAAAACAAGGTGTATCGGTGGGTGGGCCGCCTTGATGAACTACGTACCGCAGATGAACCCATTACGCTTCAATTACTAGCGGCTCTTCCAACGGACGATCCTGAATTGATGGCCTTTGTGTTGGATAAGCTTGATAACAAGGTGTTTGGCTCGGCAACGGTTTCGGTAGTCAAGCAGCAGGAAGCAGAACAATTTACGCAACAAGTGCAGGAAGAAATAATAGAGCATGAAACTAAATAA
- a CDS encoding TolC family protein, with the protein MRFRLFRLHTILISRISLFLLLGALTTTVCSGQSRGVRGLVSFGASSGLADDTLYLDINQDIAIQLLPFEELMKVAIAHSPVVKYQNEVANSLNEAHEIAKVQILQNVAGFGNYSTGNQILISSGGAAVPGGGIVPESTLGQIANGYRVGIDVRLPLYELFGRKHQVRQASANYKAAVHQKETVELQLKRELIGIYQDMITTQQLLKILLIDEQASLTALRVAEVEIQKGQITADLMASVTSRYVQAKTASEQAKGNFLKNVHYFEALMGMPIQRLKRN; encoded by the coding sequence ATGAGATTCCGTTTATTCCGCTTACATACGATACTGATTTCCCGCATTAGTCTCTTCTTGCTACTAGGGGCGCTTACAACAACGGTTTGTTCCGGGCAAAGCCGGGGAGTCCGGGGTTTGGTCTCATTCGGTGCATCGTCGGGCCTTGCTGATGATACATTATACCTCGATATTAATCAGGACATTGCTATTCAATTACTTCCATTCGAGGAGTTAATGAAGGTGGCAATCGCCCATTCACCCGTCGTAAAATACCAGAATGAAGTTGCTAACTCACTCAACGAAGCGCATGAGATAGCTAAAGTACAGATTCTACAAAATGTGGCTGGGTTTGGAAACTATTCTACTGGTAATCAAATACTTATTTCGTCGGGAGGAGCAGCTGTACCAGGCGGAGGGATAGTGCCGGAGAGCACCCTTGGGCAGATCGCAAACGGTTACCGGGTAGGTATTGATGTACGGTTACCGCTCTATGAATTGTTTGGGCGAAAACATCAGGTTCGGCAAGCTAGTGCAAATTATAAAGCGGCTGTTCACCAGAAAGAAACTGTTGAGTTGCAATTGAAGCGTGAATTGATCGGTATTTATCAGGACATGATTACGACCCAGCAACTTCTTAAGATATTGTTGATTGATGAACAAGCCTCGTTAACTGCCCTGCGGGTGGCGGAGGTCGAAATTCAGAAAGGCCAGATTACGGCTGATTTAATGGCTTCGGTTACCAGTCGCTACGTTCAGGCGAAGACCGCATCAGAACAGGCGAAAGGGAATTTCCTGAAGAATGTTCATTATTTCGAAGCACTAATGGGTATGCCTATTCAACGGTTGAAACGTAACTAA
- a CDS encoding lipopolysaccharide biosynthesis protein — protein sequence MTIEVFLRLLKQHILWFIIIPVVTAGTAFYVTRHEAKVYKSQATLYTGLVSRYSLLSDRNSAFQDRSASAFDNILTTLNSRETLLQIGIGLLTDHLRLRQPDSLVLASAGFQKLHNAITPGWENLFYIAADSALLHRTIDSLAKTPTDNPIKSLLLKSDSYYSIQHLGETIKGSARKNTNDVLLMEYESDDPAVAQRTLHYAIEFLNKRYATLKTSETNSVIGYYEAKLEKAKAKLAQAEADLRAFSEKHQVLDYDEEARTVAASREALNSEYNQELMRKNAAKAALDALNGRMGQQGSIRSANNDLTEKQKKLTEAENKLANARAYGQPQTVIAQLQASVKQASDDLKVSAQKYDAAANSNEAVPAQTMANDRLTKSLEYEESSARLELYQKRMDDYAAKTNEYGPLGSQLRQLNRALSVAEKEYLDLIQNVDQSRTRRQDVAIGGTLEILDAPDFPLIPQPSKRLQLIVIGFGVGIFIALLLTALRFWLDKRIQSPEQAEAMIGMPVAALFPTVRKPLVFTKATLAARSMFEQLFNAINIEVTQNLSKPYPPVITVFSIRSKQGKSWVSNGLIQLYETADQKVAYCYPRVTGKEQREYRQGVTYFPYTIRPDFMNVTGVDYLVDYNQGFDGTQFDRIILELPALINHQIPVYLLKSSALSLLIIDANSPWARAEKQLLSMYVRVTNQPILTVLNRVEGDYVDVPRKADAMQKPVPQEQSYQSQRNTY from the coding sequence ATGACAATCGAGGTTTTTTTGCGCTTACTGAAACAGCATATACTCTGGTTCATCATTATTCCGGTTGTAACAGCCGGAACAGCTTTCTATGTTACCCGGCATGAGGCTAAGGTCTATAAATCGCAGGCCACACTTTATACCGGGCTGGTGTCTCGCTATTCGCTGCTATCAGATCGTAATAGTGCGTTTCAGGACCGATCAGCCAGTGCCTTTGATAATATTCTAACGACCCTTAATTCGCGGGAAACACTGCTCCAGATAGGCATTGGTTTGCTGACAGATCACCTTCGACTGCGCCAACCTGATTCGTTAGTATTAGCTAGTGCTGGTTTTCAGAAATTACATAACGCCATTACACCCGGCTGGGAGAACCTGTTTTATATTGCTGCCGACTCTGCCCTGTTGCATAGAACGATTGATAGTTTAGCAAAAACGCCGACCGACAATCCCATAAAATCCTTGCTGCTAAAATCAGATTCGTATTATTCGATTCAGCATCTGGGTGAAACAATCAAAGGATCGGCCCGTAAGAATACGAATGACGTATTACTTATGGAGTATGAGTCAGATGATCCGGCCGTAGCGCAGCGTACACTGCATTATGCCATCGAATTTCTGAACAAACGATATGCAACCCTCAAAACATCGGAAACCAACTCCGTTATTGGCTATTACGAAGCAAAATTAGAGAAGGCAAAAGCTAAACTGGCTCAGGCAGAAGCGGATCTGCGCGCCTTTAGTGAGAAACATCAGGTGCTGGATTATGATGAAGAGGCCAGAACCGTGGCGGCTTCCCGCGAAGCCCTGAATAGTGAGTACAATCAGGAATTAATGCGGAAAAATGCGGCTAAAGCGGCTTTAGATGCGCTTAATGGGCGTATGGGCCAGCAGGGAAGTATTCGTTCCGCTAATAATGACCTGACCGAAAAACAGAAGAAACTTACGGAAGCTGAGAATAAGTTAGCCAATGCCCGCGCCTATGGACAGCCGCAAACGGTAATTGCCCAATTGCAGGCAAGTGTTAAACAGGCATCGGATGATTTGAAAGTGAGCGCGCAAAAGTATGATGCGGCCGCCAATTCGAATGAGGCCGTTCCAGCCCAAACAATGGCTAACGATCGGTTGACCAAATCGCTCGAATACGAAGAATCGTCGGCCCGATTGGAGCTTTATCAAAAGCGGATGGATGACTATGCCGCTAAAACAAACGAGTACGGACCACTGGGTTCGCAACTGCGCCAGTTAAATCGTGCGCTATCCGTTGCCGAAAAAGAATACCTGGATCTCATTCAGAATGTGGATCAATCGCGAACGCGTCGTCAGGATGTCGCGATAGGGGGAACGCTGGAAATTCTAGATGCGCCTGATTTTCCATTAATACCCCAGCCTTCCAAACGTTTGCAACTTATCGTCATTGGTTTTGGGGTTGGTATTTTCATTGCCTTGTTACTTACCGCATTGAGGTTCTGGTTAGACAAGCGAATCCAGTCGCCGGAACAAGCTGAAGCCATGATTGGAATGCCTGTTGCAGCACTTTTTCCAACGGTTAGAAAACCGCTGGTTTTTACGAAAGCAACTCTTGCGGCCCGCAGCATGTTCGAGCAGCTCTTCAATGCCATTAATATTGAAGTGACGCAGAATCTTAGTAAGCCTTACCCACCCGTTATTACGGTCTTTAGTATCCGCTCGAAACAGGGCAAAAGCTGGGTGTCGAATGGATTGATTCAGTTGTACGAAACCGCTGACCAGAAGGTGGCTTACTGTTATCCGCGAGTAACGGGTAAAGAGCAACGCGAGTATCGCCAGGGTGTAACATACTTCCCGTACACCATCCGTCCCGATTTTATGAATGTTACGGGTGTGGATTACCTGGTTGATTATAACCAGGGATTCGATGGCACCCAGTTTGACCGAATTATTCTTGAACTCCCCGCTCTGATTAATCATCAGATTCCGGTTTATCTGCTCAAAAGCAGCGCTTTATCTCTATTAATAATTGATGCTAATAGCCCTTGGGCAAGGGCAGAGAAACAACTGTTGAGCATGTATGTGCGCGTAACCAACCAACCAATATTGACGGTCTTAAACCGTGTGGAAGGAGATTATGTGGATGTGCCCCGTAAGGCCGACGCCATGCAGAAGCCTGTTCCACAGGAGCAATCGTATCAGTCCCAACGGAATACCTATTAG
- a CDS encoding glycosyltransferase family 2 protein, with amino-acid sequence MQFIVFVYHLFIGIIALNVLYWVFFAIAGRLGKADDTDQPAAPLVFRKIGVLIPAYKEDAVIVESVTENLKQTYPADRFELIVIADSFQAHTLAQLAALPIKVLTVSFDVSTVAKAINSALARLPIEQYDILVVSDADNHMAPDFLSRINNAFEQGWRAIQGHRVAKNINTSVAVLDAISEEINNHIFRKASRVLGLSSATIGSGMAFEPALMKAAMTTQYTMGGYDKELETNIVLSGFKIGYLEQAYIYDEKVAQRAVFENQRTRWIAAQWQFLKFYFWSGVRELLAGRFASGFKVIQAIILPKILLLGLLIAGLFIGLLTSKPVLWQLPLILLLLQMVSLVLSVPTYLWKRVSVKELLLIPVLLLSFVKALLNMRKAFKRFMHTPHTGSPDTQVP; translated from the coding sequence ATGCAGTTTATAGTCTTCGTTTACCACCTCTTTATAGGAATTATTGCATTAAATGTCTTGTACTGGGTCTTCTTTGCCATTGCAGGTCGACTCGGTAAGGCCGATGATACGGATCAACCAGCGGCCCCGCTTGTTTTCAGAAAAATAGGGGTTCTAATTCCTGCTTATAAGGAAGATGCGGTTATTGTGGAATCCGTTACCGAAAACCTAAAACAAACCTACCCCGCAGACCGATTTGAGCTGATTGTCATTGCAGATTCATTTCAGGCTCACACACTAGCCCAATTAGCTGCTTTACCCATAAAGGTACTTACGGTTTCATTTGACGTATCTACGGTTGCTAAAGCGATCAATTCAGCACTAGCCCGATTACCAATCGAGCAATACGATATACTGGTTGTGTCGGATGCAGACAACCATATGGCGCCGGATTTCCTGAGCCGGATAAACAACGCGTTCGAGCAGGGGTGGCGGGCCATTCAGGGGCACCGCGTTGCTAAAAATATAAATACAAGCGTGGCTGTTCTGGATGCAATCAGTGAAGAGATTAACAATCATATTTTTAGAAAAGCAAGCCGTGTACTCGGCCTGTCTTCCGCAACCATTGGGTCGGGAATGGCGTTTGAACCCGCGCTTATGAAAGCTGCCATGACCACACAATACACAATGGGTGGTTATGATAAAGAGTTGGAAACCAATATTGTACTGAGCGGCTTCAAAATTGGGTATCTGGAGCAGGCTTATATTTACGATGAGAAAGTAGCGCAACGTGCCGTCTTCGAAAATCAGCGAACCCGCTGGATTGCAGCGCAGTGGCAGTTTCTGAAATTTTACTTCTGGAGTGGTGTACGGGAACTCCTGGCTGGTCGATTTGCCAGTGGATTTAAGGTTATCCAGGCAATAATTTTACCAAAAATTCTTTTACTGGGTTTACTGATAGCCGGTCTATTTATTGGTTTGCTAACTAGCAAGCCGGTTTTATGGCAGCTTCCACTCATCCTGTTGCTTTTGCAGATGGTTAGCCTCGTCCTTTCTGTGCCTACTTATTTATGGAAACGGGTAAGTGTAAAAGAGTTGCTGCTTATTCCAGTGTTGTTACTAAGTTTTGTAAAAGCGTTACTAAATATGCGAAAAGCCTTTAAGCGATTTATGCATACCCCTCATACGGGATCGCCCGATACACAGGTACCTTAA